Within the Hevea brasiliensis isolate MT/VB/25A 57/8 chromosome 2, ASM3005281v1, whole genome shotgun sequence genome, the region aataaagttttcagataaatatatttttaagatAATATTGTTATTAATAGCCATTTAAATATTAATGTTAAATagacttttaaaaaaataaaataaattagttgAAATGAGCTTTAAAATTCACCAAAACACCAAGTCAAACTCAATTGTTGGGCCATTGTGATTTGTACTGTGGGGGTTCAATGGTGGAGTTTTTGGTGATTATGGTCTGAGTCTACCAATAACTGAGGGCATTTCTACGTTTTGGCCCATTTTTCAGTAGCAATGgcactttctttcttgctccattACAAACTCTTATTTATTATAGACTTGATCGCTCTTCAcactaaatttataataattccaAAGTCATtagatataatttattttttaaattaaaatattaaaaatttttaaaatcattaTTAAAAGTCCGCATTGAAAAATATGAATTGAAATGGCAATATATAAATTACAGGACTATaacattaaattaattaattttgatacaTAAAGTAATACAATCACTTATATAAGtccatattaaaataaattaatatgtcACTCTCTCCAAATTTTAATAACCATAAACAACTGaaagattataaaaaaaaattcaaaataaaaattttattaactctTTTCAAGCTCTTGTATAGAGTATAAAAATCTTATACCATATTAGGTTTCTGTAAAAATTAAAGTTGCTGTTAAATTAATTTCCATTAATTGCAAGAAAATCTAGGATTCAGATTTGTTACAAATTCTAAAATTGTCTAAGGCAACAAAATTCTATATGTTAATGTGAACAGAAtaattttctccttttttttctaACATAAAAACTTGCAGTCTAACTTTGAGTTACGTACTACTTGATATTGTTATGGTAATGTCCTCAAGTATAGCACTCAGCTGTGGAAAAACTTGAGGACATCTCACTAGGACATGAGGAAGAATCCCAAAGCAAGTTTGGCTTCCAAGCATCACCTACATCCATTGGCAAACTGAAGGGAAATCCAATGGAACGGACTGTCTCCCATTGATCATCGATAGGTGTCGCGTTAGGATTCTTTATCGGTGTATTATCATCTCCATTACCAGCATTCACTTGCATTACTTGTGGCAAACAAGTTAATGAGATGCCATTGCAATGATCTTGTGCTCCTGCAAAGTCAGTGCTACTCTCAGTGGCTACCTTGCCATCTCCAAGATCTCCAAGCATGGAGGAAGACATGTTCAACAGCAAAGAAGAAACATCAACCGTGCATTTTGCAGGAGCTAATGTTTCAAGGGGAGAAAAGAAAAAATTGCCAGTCAGGTCTCCATTTGAAATGGGAAGCTGATGAGAGAGTTTGCTTGGCAATGGATTATTATAATTCAAGGGCTTGTATGCAGAAAAATCCAAAGGAGAGAAGTTGGTAACAGAAGAATGTTGTATCTCATGATTGTTATAGTTCAACTGGATGCCTGAACTGGTTTCTGTTGTGAGTGGCAtgttttgtgaactgaagtgatgatGACTAGTTTGCAAGCCTATGGAAGAAGCAGAAGGCTCAGGTAATGGAGAAACCCAAGAATGAGAAAGAGCCCTTTGTGCTGTTGAGTTGGTTTTCTTGAATATCCTGCATATTGCCCATGAGTCCTGCAAGTCCAAAGATTGAGATGTAATCATCAAAATCTGAATCTTAATTATTAACTATATATATCATGATCTAAAAAACAAAACTTATTCCTTAATGCCATGATATTTATATATTACTTGGAAATTAAATACTTTACATTGGCAGGAATAGTTTTCTCGGTGAATCTCTTTGGTGGTGCAGAGTCCGTGAGAGAAGGCAACCGAAACTCATGCATCATCCAATCGGTTTTGATCCCTTTGGCAGCTCTACCTTTGTAGAAAACAAGGGATTTCTTCAAGCCTATGCACCTGTTCCCTTCTGAGGAGTAGATAGGCCTGTCGGTTCCTGTGGCTTTCCAAAACCCAGCTCCTGTAACCCTATTAGGCCTTGCGCTATTTCTATATTTCCTGTCTCTAGGGCAGTAGAAATACCACTCCTTTTCCCCAGTCGTCGCTAACTCTGCATCCAGAAACTAAAACGTAAGTAACTAGCTACTGTTGGACATAAAACCTGACATAATAGCAGTTTATCTTACTTGGGAGATCCCATGGATCGTATTTGTAGATGTCAAGTTGCTTGATAAGCTCGATCGAGAGAGGCTGCTGTTGAATCTTCCTCTTCAGATAAAACCCAACAAGCTCCTCATCTGTTGGGTGAAACCTAAACCCTGGCAACATCACTTCGTCTATTTTATCAACATCATTTGTCTCTTCCATGTCTCTTTCACTTCGATCAACAAGCTCCAAGCTCAAAATTTTGTAGCAGAAAAAGATTAGAATGAACTAGAAACCAAAACAAACGAAACCCAGAGATGCAGAAGCAGAGAGATGTTTTCTTATTAAGAGGAAGAAGAGAGAGCTTCAAACTGTGAACTGCAAACCCTAGGGAGCAAGGATTCAGAAGAGAAGTGAAGTGAAAGAAAGAGAGCTAGCAAGTTGACTATAAATTTGTATTCACTTAATTTGAAGGCAATATATGCTTCCTGAGAAGGGGTCTGCCCCCGAAGGATCAGCCGCCTTTTCTGGTAACTTTAAAGGAAAGAGTGAGCGTGTGTTTGGCGAGGATCGCGTTGGCTCACAGGGGAAGCTCTAATGGCAAAGCTCTTAATAGAACAACTACCTAGAACATGGATTTTTTAGTTCAAGACTACTCTTATTATTTCTTATAATGAACCCATTGAGGGTTTTTTTTAGTTTAATCCAAATTGAGGAATCTCAAGAAACCACCAAATTAAACAGTTCACTATTGGGATACTAAATTAAGTTCATTTTATTAATATCCCATTAATCCCATTGATCCCATGAGAGTTTTGCTCTATCCACTGCAAATGAAGACAAAGAAAACttcttatataaaattatatttttggtCTAGGTTTGAATTATTATTTGGTAAGTGGACCTGAACCAACTTCCAAGACATACGCTCAAAATCATAATCAGGTGTGAAATTCCTAAAAGGTTAGTTTAAGATTAAACAAGTGATTTAGGATCTCAGAATCCGAAAATCCTGCTTCTATTCCATTCCCTCATCTTCTATTCCACTGATCTTGTCAGATTTGATATTTCATTTCTAATCTGTATTATTTGCAGATACTACCAAGCAATCGTGTGATATAAAGTCCTGTGGCTAAACAGCCTAAAGGGGACCACCTGCCCCATTAGGACATTGTTAGGGCATCTGTGTGTTGACCCTTTTGAGAGAGGAAGGACAACCCAGCTGTCAATAATCACTCTTTATTCTTGACTTTGGGTTCTTAATTTGACAATGAGAgaaatttctcttttattttaaacCCTATTCACAGCCTCACAGGTCACCAACTTTCGTTCAACATATTCAGCATCCTTAAATTCAGAATATGGATCCACGTATCcgaataatattttatttctttattagATAACTgattaaaagtttaaatttttaatatttgattagtataaatttttatttttcattacatcggatattattattattattattattattattattattattattattattctttactATTTCTAACATAggtaattatattaataattaaaattctttctttactttttttttctttttattttataaaaaaataactcAAATTAAGAGCCAGCTAAATTAAAATATGCACCTATtactaaattaaatttgaatttttatttttaagaatGGCAAAACGTCAAGTATTTTTGGGAATTTTTTAAGTTTGGAAATGCATGTGTGCTTCGGCTTCTCTAAAGCAGCACTAAGGCTGTAAAAattcaaacttaaaaaattttcagattttaaatcaATGAGTATTaattcaaattactgaataaccaGAGTAAAGGTTACATAAACCCTAAACATTATTATTCCCACAATGTGTGGGATTCATATCCCACCGCCCACCGCTTGGGTGGGACGTTTGTAAGCGTAGAATATTGAACTCTTAGATGCAGCCCAATTAGTTGACTTTAATTTCTAAGATTTCAGGGATCCATTTACATTGAGGTTGTGTTAAATGCTTTGAAGGAGCCATAGAAGCTTTCTATCTGTCTAGTGCATGCAATTATTGATCAGCTACTTCTTAAGTAGCCATTGCTTTGTGCATAGAATCGATATACAAGGAAGAAGCCAATAAGGGGTTTGATGCACTTAAATATAATttgttcttaaaaaaaaaaaaataatcatttgggaaaagaaaaataagaatttaTACTACCATAAAAAGTTAGATAACATCCAAAAAAGATAGTTGGCAGGCTatgaaattgaaattaattaaatttacggCCTGCTAATTAAACTTATgttaatgttaaaaaaaaaattaacatatgACTACAGACAACATGTGTATTCATTAATTTGTATGAGTGTCAAGTGTGCATACGATTAATCaaagcaaattaaattaaaattaataattaactgaAATTTTTTTAACACTTTTAAATTAGTAATTAAACCGTATTTAGTAGAAAATTgaacataattaaaatatttagtttgGTTATTCAGTTATAATTATaagattataatataattttaaattatattataaatttataatttattaaaaatatatataaacataagtataaattattaataaaatagtatatatatttgaatattatatattataaattactaATAAGAATTATAAAAAtactattaaataaaatttgaataatttgATTAGTTCAGTACACGTAaccaaattgaaaataaaaatcaaattttttcataatttattaataGAACCAAATTTTTCTTTACTAAATGaacttaattttatcaatttgatcCCATTTTTGTAGTTAAAATAAAATAGTGGACACCCTATTAATTTGTAACTTGGaagatacatatttatatatcTTAAAAAACTATCTATGACATGGTCCTTTTTTTTTCAGCACAAACTTTAATATTGGTTTCACATGTCTAACCCTTGGGCGGCTTTTCTCGTAGGACCTGCCCTTAAAAGAGTAGTcggttttggttatttttcagATTTACAGATGGTTCAAATAATGGGAAAGCTTTGAACATGAAGTCAATTGGGCATGGTTTTTTAGTAAGAAATtatagaagtgaaaatttgaacttAATTATGTTAGACGAGTGATATGTTTTAGCCATTAAATCAAGTTTCACTAAGTGACATGAATGTTTATTAGCTTGCTAAAGCCAAGTTCCTCTCAGTTTGTGGGGTTTGGAAACCCAAATATGGGATTCCCCAATTTCTTGCTTTTGGAAATGTAAGAAACGAAACCAAAGATGTgtatacataaattttattttctagtcCACATTGTCACACATAAGTTTGTCAATATGTAGTAGTTGATTAGCAAAAGAATTAGTGAAAGGACCATGAATTTAATGGGTAGGTTCACAGAGTCAAATGCCAAACTTGGGAACCCAAATTCAGTGAAACTCCCCAAATCTAGCCCTCGTTTGGAACCATTTTTGTCTGTTGCTTGACCTAGGGTTTGCTACCCAAGCGTGTAATTAAAGCTTAAATAAAGGGTCAAACTCTTCAAACCCAAGCTTCTCTACCTCTTTCTACGTGAAACATTAACCCACTTTGCTAATCACAATCATGCAAGTTTCAAGTCCACTTGATCAAGCACTTAATTCTACAAATTCAGGACACTTCATTAAAGTTATTTAATGCTGTAAGACTAACTCAAATTCAATCCCACTTCATTTCAAAACCACTTGGAGCAAATTTCCTCATATAATacaatagcttttttttttttttgactcaaACTCGATGTTTCACAATCCTTAAAACACACACTGAAGTAAAATTCATTAGTAAATTATTagtgattttaatttataagaatttttttataatattaaatttattaaatttgtttTCATCGATGGAGATTTTAATGGACATGTTGGAAGTCATAGGGAagattatgagaatgttcatggaggttttgatttTGGCAGACGAAATGAAGAGGAAAAAAGCATCCTTGATTTTGCTATggtatacgacctaatactaagaAATACCTAATTtataaaagagagtcacatttagtgacttttaaaagtgggcaacatagaagctaaATTGACGTTCTCTTaatcaggaagacaaatagagctctatgcaaggattgcaaggtcattctggGAGAGGTTTTAACAAGTCAATATCCGTTAGTGGTCTTAgaggtcaagtttaggaacaattcaagtaaagttagaagaaatagtgtagctcgaacaaagtggtaggagttcaaaggagtaaagcaattaaagttcaaaaatgagcttctcgaatcCAAAGCatagaagctggatatggaggctaatgatatgtggatacagatggcatcaaagattagagaagtaactTGAAAAATACTTGGAAAGTCTAGATGACATGGACTACTCTAAAAAAACAGATGGTAgtggaatgagaaagtacaaaaggcagtaaaGAGAAAGAGGAaatagtataagaaattacctatgtgtgataataatgaggcatatgaatagtacaagatagcaaagaaagaggcaaaaaagacaattagtcaagcaagagcgcaggcttttgaaaagttatatgagaaacttggaactaaagaaggagagaaagatatttatagattagcaaggaagagagaaaagaaatgtcaagatctcaatcaagttaggtgcattaaggataaaaaaggaaaagtgttagtgaaagatgagaatattaaagaaagatggagaaattattttgatgatctctttaataaaaatcaaaatggtaatagcataaatatagactacagagtaatagaaaagaatgtgaattatgctagaaggattagatctttagaagtaaaggaagcacttaaaagaataaaagtgggtaaagcctttggacccgatgaaataccaattgaagtgtgaaagtatttgggagatataggAGTGGCATCATTAACTAAATTGtctaataagattctaaactcaa harbors:
- the LOC110638783 gene encoding protein FEZ-like, producing MEETNDVDKIDEVMLPGFRFHPTDEELVGFYLKRKIQQQPLSIELIKQLDIYKYDPWDLPKLATTGEKEWYFYCPRDRKYRNSARPNRVTGAGFWKATGTDRPIYSSEGNRCIGLKKSLVFYKGRAAKGIKTDWMMHEFRLPSLTDSAPPKRFTEKTIPANDSWAICRIFKKTNSTAQRALSHSWVSPLPEPSASSIGLQTSHHHFSSQNMPLTTETSSGIQLNYNNHEIQHSSVTNFSPLDFSAYKPLNYNNPLPSKLSHQLPISNGDLTGNFFFSPLETLAPAKCTVDVSSLLLNMSSSMLGDLGDGKVATESSTDFAGAQDHCNGISLTCLPQVMQVNAGNGDDNTPIKNPNATPIDDQWETVRSIGFPFSLPMDVGDAWKPNLLWDSSSCPSEMSSSFSTAECYT